In one Culex quinquefasciatus strain JHB chromosome 2, VPISU_Cqui_1.0_pri_paternal, whole genome shotgun sequence genomic region, the following are encoded:
- the LOC6037904 gene encoding diacylglycerol O-acyltransferase 1 isoform X1 — translation MSHESEEEKMSHESAGKKIRNRRKQSVTRAEETPTKETQQQILQPDQLTQQINKPKSGRKSRKKTKTSSESKEEKIRYQRTPSVTRAEEITTEETKQPKLLPEKPTQPTKEHSSKTMTETKMSHESEEKKIRYRRTQSVTRAEEITTKTTKQRKLQPDKPCHHPRDSLFSWSSGFGNFTGLVNWGFLLLTMGGFRLVLENLIKYGIRVDPVQWFVVLTGKGEGEGYPSLALVLYSVIPVVLCLVVEKCLAKDTHLMFGISTTTLENVGMVVHVINIIVVVLIPMVFIHVRGHTFSLVGAMAVCFLYCILFLKLWSYVQVNMWCRANLKQRGPRKLRRQSVSIGVIQNEREHNGSNGTNGTANGFRPNSDSKDKAIPDLVLYPNNLHLKDLLYFLLAPTLCYELNFPRTSRIRKRFLIKRLLEVVIGWHIVMGLFQQWMIPSVRNSLIPFSNMDLTKTSERLLKLAIPNHLMWLCFFYLTFHSFLNLMGEVLHFADRKFYNDWWNANNIDIFWRNWNMPVHNWCVRHLYLPMIDLGCPKQAATVTVFFFSAFFHEYLVSVPLKTFKIWAFMGMMAQIPLSFVSKFMERHYGPRLGNTVVWASIILGQPLAIMMYYHDYMITHYNDELLLNGAT, via the exons ATGTCACACGAATCCGAGGAGGAAAAGATGTCGCACGAATCTGCGGGGAAAAAGATTCGTAACCGGCGGAAACAAAGCGTTACGAGGGCCGAGGAGACCCCCACCAAGGAGACCCAACAGCAAATCTTACAACCGGACCAACT GacacaacaaatcaacaaaccaAAAAGCGGTCGAAAGAGCAGGAAAAAAACAAAGACGTCGTCCGAATCTAAGGAGGAAAAGATTCGCTACCAGCGGACACCTAGCGTTACAAGGGCCGAGGAGATCACAACCGAGGAGACCAAACAGCCAAAATTACTACCGGAGAAACC AACCCAACCAACCAAAGAGCACAGCTCAAAGACCATGACAGAAACAAAGATGTCGCACGAATCTGAGGAGAAAAAGATTCGCTACCGGCGGACACAAAGCGTTACGCGGGCCGAGGAGATCACCACCAAGACGACCAAACAGCGAAAGTTACAACCGGACAAACC ATGCCACCATCCGCGGGATTCGCTGTTCTCGTGGAGTTCGGGCTTTGGCAACTTTACCGGCCTGGTCAATTGGGGCTTTCTGCTGCTCACGATGGGAGGCTTTCGGCTGGTGCTCGAAAATCTTATCAA GTACGGCATCCGCGTCGATCCGGTCCAATGGTTCGTGGTTCTTACGGGGAAGGGCGAGGGCGAGGGCTACCCGTCGTTGGCGCTGGTGTTGT ATTCGGTGATCCCGGTCGTGCTCTGCCTGGTGGTCGAGAAGTGCCTGGCCAAAGACACGCATTTGATGTTTGGAATCAGCACCACGACTTTGGAGAATGTCGGCATGGTCGTACACGTGATCAACATCATTGTCGTCGTGCTGATCCCGATGGTGTTCATTCACGTCAGAGGGCATACCTTTAGTCTCG TGGGTGCCATGGCGGTGTGCTTCCTGTACTGTATCCTGTTCCTGAAGCTGTGGAGCTACGTGCAGGTCAACATGTGGTGTCGCGCCAACCTCAAGCAGCGTGGCCCTCGGAAGCTGCGACGGCAGAGCGTTTCGATCGGGGTGATTC AAAACGAACGCGAACACAACGGCTCCAACGGGACCAACGGAACCGCCAACGGCTTCCGCCCAAACTCAGACTCCAAAGACAAAGCCATCCCCGATCTGGTCCTCTACCCGAACAACCTGCACCTGAAGGATCTGCTCTACTTCCTGCTGGCTCCAACGCTCTGCTACGAGCTCAACTTCCCGCGCACTTCCCGCATCCGAAAGCGCTTCCTCATCAAACGCCTCCTGGAGGTCGTCATCGGATGGCACATCGTAATGGGTCTGTTCCAGCAGTGGATGATTCCGTCCGTGCGCAACTCGCTGATCCCGTTCTCCAACATGGACCTGACCAAGACGAGCGAACGGCTCCTCAAGCTGGCCATTCCGAACCACCTGATGTGGTTGTGCTTTTTCTACCTGACCTTCCACTCGTTCCTGAACCTGATGGGTGAAGTGTTGCACTTTGCCGACCGCAAGTTCTACAACGACTGGTGGAACGCCAACAACATCGACATCTTCTGGCGCAACTGGAACATGCCCGTGCACAACTGGTGCGTCCGTCACCTCTACCTTCCGATGATCGACCTTGGCTGCCCGAAGCAGGCGGCCACCGTTACGGTCTTCTTCTTCAGTGCCTTCTTCCACGAGTACCTCGTGTCGGTCCCGCTCAAGACCTTCAAGATCTGGGCCTTTATGGGCATGATGGCGCAGATTCCGCTCTCGTTCGTGTCCAAGTTTATGGAGCGGCACTACGGCCCCCGGCTCGGCAACACCGTCGTCTGGGCCTCGATCATCCTGGGTCAACCGCTGGCGATCATGATGTACTACCACGACTACATGATTACGCACTACAACGACGAGCTGCTGCTTAATGGAGCTActtag
- the LOC6037904 gene encoding diacylglycerol O-acyltransferase 1 isoform X2: MSHESAGKKIRNRRKQSVTRAEETPTKETQQQILQPDQLTQQINKPKSGRKSRKKTKTSSESKEEKIRYQRTPSVTRAEEITTEETKQPKLLPEKPTQPTKEHSSKTMTETKMSHESEEKKIRYRRTQSVTRAEEITTKTTKQRKLQPDKPCHHPRDSLFSWSSGFGNFTGLVNWGFLLLTMGGFRLVLENLIKYGIRVDPVQWFVVLTGKGEGEGYPSLALVLYSVIPVVLCLVVEKCLAKDTHLMFGISTTTLENVGMVVHVINIIVVVLIPMVFIHVRGHTFSLVGAMAVCFLYCILFLKLWSYVQVNMWCRANLKQRGPRKLRRQSVSIGVIQNEREHNGSNGTNGTANGFRPNSDSKDKAIPDLVLYPNNLHLKDLLYFLLAPTLCYELNFPRTSRIRKRFLIKRLLEVVIGWHIVMGLFQQWMIPSVRNSLIPFSNMDLTKTSERLLKLAIPNHLMWLCFFYLTFHSFLNLMGEVLHFADRKFYNDWWNANNIDIFWRNWNMPVHNWCVRHLYLPMIDLGCPKQAATVTVFFFSAFFHEYLVSVPLKTFKIWAFMGMMAQIPLSFVSKFMERHYGPRLGNTVVWASIILGQPLAIMMYYHDYMITHYNDELLLNGAT; the protein is encoded by the exons ATGTCGCACGAATCTGCGGGGAAAAAGATTCGTAACCGGCGGAAACAAAGCGTTACGAGGGCCGAGGAGACCCCCACCAAGGAGACCCAACAGCAAATCTTACAACCGGACCAACT GacacaacaaatcaacaaaccaAAAAGCGGTCGAAAGAGCAGGAAAAAAACAAAGACGTCGTCCGAATCTAAGGAGGAAAAGATTCGCTACCAGCGGACACCTAGCGTTACAAGGGCCGAGGAGATCACAACCGAGGAGACCAAACAGCCAAAATTACTACCGGAGAAACC AACCCAACCAACCAAAGAGCACAGCTCAAAGACCATGACAGAAACAAAGATGTCGCACGAATCTGAGGAGAAAAAGATTCGCTACCGGCGGACACAAAGCGTTACGCGGGCCGAGGAGATCACCACCAAGACGACCAAACAGCGAAAGTTACAACCGGACAAACC ATGCCACCATCCGCGGGATTCGCTGTTCTCGTGGAGTTCGGGCTTTGGCAACTTTACCGGCCTGGTCAATTGGGGCTTTCTGCTGCTCACGATGGGAGGCTTTCGGCTGGTGCTCGAAAATCTTATCAA GTACGGCATCCGCGTCGATCCGGTCCAATGGTTCGTGGTTCTTACGGGGAAGGGCGAGGGCGAGGGCTACCCGTCGTTGGCGCTGGTGTTGT ATTCGGTGATCCCGGTCGTGCTCTGCCTGGTGGTCGAGAAGTGCCTGGCCAAAGACACGCATTTGATGTTTGGAATCAGCACCACGACTTTGGAGAATGTCGGCATGGTCGTACACGTGATCAACATCATTGTCGTCGTGCTGATCCCGATGGTGTTCATTCACGTCAGAGGGCATACCTTTAGTCTCG TGGGTGCCATGGCGGTGTGCTTCCTGTACTGTATCCTGTTCCTGAAGCTGTGGAGCTACGTGCAGGTCAACATGTGGTGTCGCGCCAACCTCAAGCAGCGTGGCCCTCGGAAGCTGCGACGGCAGAGCGTTTCGATCGGGGTGATTC AAAACGAACGCGAACACAACGGCTCCAACGGGACCAACGGAACCGCCAACGGCTTCCGCCCAAACTCAGACTCCAAAGACAAAGCCATCCCCGATCTGGTCCTCTACCCGAACAACCTGCACCTGAAGGATCTGCTCTACTTCCTGCTGGCTCCAACGCTCTGCTACGAGCTCAACTTCCCGCGCACTTCCCGCATCCGAAAGCGCTTCCTCATCAAACGCCTCCTGGAGGTCGTCATCGGATGGCACATCGTAATGGGTCTGTTCCAGCAGTGGATGATTCCGTCCGTGCGCAACTCGCTGATCCCGTTCTCCAACATGGACCTGACCAAGACGAGCGAACGGCTCCTCAAGCTGGCCATTCCGAACCACCTGATGTGGTTGTGCTTTTTCTACCTGACCTTCCACTCGTTCCTGAACCTGATGGGTGAAGTGTTGCACTTTGCCGACCGCAAGTTCTACAACGACTGGTGGAACGCCAACAACATCGACATCTTCTGGCGCAACTGGAACATGCCCGTGCACAACTGGTGCGTCCGTCACCTCTACCTTCCGATGATCGACCTTGGCTGCCCGAAGCAGGCGGCCACCGTTACGGTCTTCTTCTTCAGTGCCTTCTTCCACGAGTACCTCGTGTCGGTCCCGCTCAAGACCTTCAAGATCTGGGCCTTTATGGGCATGATGGCGCAGATTCCGCTCTCGTTCGTGTCCAAGTTTATGGAGCGGCACTACGGCCCCCGGCTCGGCAACACCGTCGTCTGGGCCTCGATCATCCTGGGTCAACCGCTGGCGATCATGATGTACTACCACGACTACATGATTACGCACTACAACGACGAGCTGCTGCTTAATGGAGCTActtag
- the LOC6037904 gene encoding diacylglycerol O-acyltransferase 1 isoform X3, producing MTETKMSHESEEKKIRYRRTQSVTRAEEITTKTTKQRKLQPDKPCHHPRDSLFSWSSGFGNFTGLVNWGFLLLTMGGFRLVLENLIKYGIRVDPVQWFVVLTGKGEGEGYPSLALVLYSVIPVVLCLVVEKCLAKDTHLMFGISTTTLENVGMVVHVINIIVVVLIPMVFIHVRGHTFSLVGAMAVCFLYCILFLKLWSYVQVNMWCRANLKQRGPRKLRRQSVSIGVIQNEREHNGSNGTNGTANGFRPNSDSKDKAIPDLVLYPNNLHLKDLLYFLLAPTLCYELNFPRTSRIRKRFLIKRLLEVVIGWHIVMGLFQQWMIPSVRNSLIPFSNMDLTKTSERLLKLAIPNHLMWLCFFYLTFHSFLNLMGEVLHFADRKFYNDWWNANNIDIFWRNWNMPVHNWCVRHLYLPMIDLGCPKQAATVTVFFFSAFFHEYLVSVPLKTFKIWAFMGMMAQIPLSFVSKFMERHYGPRLGNTVVWASIILGQPLAIMMYYHDYMITHYNDELLLNGAT from the exons ATGACAGAAACAAAGATGTCGCACGAATCTGAGGAGAAAAAGATTCGCTACCGGCGGACACAAAGCGTTACGCGGGCCGAGGAGATCACCACCAAGACGACCAAACAGCGAAAGTTACAACCGGACAAACC ATGCCACCATCCGCGGGATTCGCTGTTCTCGTGGAGTTCGGGCTTTGGCAACTTTACCGGCCTGGTCAATTGGGGCTTTCTGCTGCTCACGATGGGAGGCTTTCGGCTGGTGCTCGAAAATCTTATCAA GTACGGCATCCGCGTCGATCCGGTCCAATGGTTCGTGGTTCTTACGGGGAAGGGCGAGGGCGAGGGCTACCCGTCGTTGGCGCTGGTGTTGT ATTCGGTGATCCCGGTCGTGCTCTGCCTGGTGGTCGAGAAGTGCCTGGCCAAAGACACGCATTTGATGTTTGGAATCAGCACCACGACTTTGGAGAATGTCGGCATGGTCGTACACGTGATCAACATCATTGTCGTCGTGCTGATCCCGATGGTGTTCATTCACGTCAGAGGGCATACCTTTAGTCTCG TGGGTGCCATGGCGGTGTGCTTCCTGTACTGTATCCTGTTCCTGAAGCTGTGGAGCTACGTGCAGGTCAACATGTGGTGTCGCGCCAACCTCAAGCAGCGTGGCCCTCGGAAGCTGCGACGGCAGAGCGTTTCGATCGGGGTGATTC AAAACGAACGCGAACACAACGGCTCCAACGGGACCAACGGAACCGCCAACGGCTTCCGCCCAAACTCAGACTCCAAAGACAAAGCCATCCCCGATCTGGTCCTCTACCCGAACAACCTGCACCTGAAGGATCTGCTCTACTTCCTGCTGGCTCCAACGCTCTGCTACGAGCTCAACTTCCCGCGCACTTCCCGCATCCGAAAGCGCTTCCTCATCAAACGCCTCCTGGAGGTCGTCATCGGATGGCACATCGTAATGGGTCTGTTCCAGCAGTGGATGATTCCGTCCGTGCGCAACTCGCTGATCCCGTTCTCCAACATGGACCTGACCAAGACGAGCGAACGGCTCCTCAAGCTGGCCATTCCGAACCACCTGATGTGGTTGTGCTTTTTCTACCTGACCTTCCACTCGTTCCTGAACCTGATGGGTGAAGTGTTGCACTTTGCCGACCGCAAGTTCTACAACGACTGGTGGAACGCCAACAACATCGACATCTTCTGGCGCAACTGGAACATGCCCGTGCACAACTGGTGCGTCCGTCACCTCTACCTTCCGATGATCGACCTTGGCTGCCCGAAGCAGGCGGCCACCGTTACGGTCTTCTTCTTCAGTGCCTTCTTCCACGAGTACCTCGTGTCGGTCCCGCTCAAGACCTTCAAGATCTGGGCCTTTATGGGCATGATGGCGCAGATTCCGCTCTCGTTCGTGTCCAAGTTTATGGAGCGGCACTACGGCCCCCGGCTCGGCAACACCGTCGTCTGGGCCTCGATCATCCTGGGTCAACCGCTGGCGATCATGATGTACTACCACGACTACATGATTACGCACTACAACGACGAGCTGCTGCTTAATGGAGCTActtag
- the LOC6037905 gene encoding aspartate--tRNA ligase, mitochondrial isoform X1 codes for MMTSCRRFRSLVPTIHRLLLAKTRPFRIATSASSVRFCSAAMEDVKRRRLSLGNQLARSSPKKVSCSKLNTGCVGDLVMIEGDVVESRDSGRFLDIVDTTGSVRLTAPNSLRKQLAKMHRTDRVTVVGRVRARPDPERSEGELTGDIEVLVERIVGTGRDSINLSEGGYAKVEWPEGMSALDVTEQERGKCSSESILEYFRRREYTCAVFRRHDIGRQVHLVGWLEDGGHPPDRMMLRDSYGAIQLRVSTIPEEQRNGISENAVILATGTIRARPTMAQGLPTGTVEVYVDELEVLDPNKPYENPVSTRRLNINRFTDRTHNCGQLRASHAGQKVTLCGWLEYVRMNMFFTLRDGYGSTQVVVPETVTNAVKLDGIPFESILKVTGTVVKRPYGQENGQQATGEIEVIMDSVEVLNPARSRLPIDIQEHNQAKEFLRIEHRYIDLRSAKLQHNLRLRSQIIMKMREFMINRCGFIEVETPTLFRRTPGGAQEFVVPTRKPDHFYSLVQSPQQFKQMLMSGAIDRYFQVARCYRDEATRPDRQPEFTQLDLELSFTDRHQIMSLVEGILDASWPNQLHPLQLPFPRMTYQEAMSRYGCDKPDTRFGLDLRDLTTILSSNEKMRHGVATPEFGAFAIVAKPPNGNPKTFKTALTKVLKEYPRCKFAVSVVSDSWTESSIVNLFGVRETAEIKERLKLGTGDLMLLGYGKASEAQEMMGRVRLALYTEMEERNLRVTRSVLAPNFVWIVDFPMFAANEETGQLETVHHPFTTAHPEDMDKLRSKQDLASIRSQSFDLVWNGMEIGGGSVRIHEAALQRMVLNDILQIEHSHLQHLLDALDSGCPPHGGFAIGLDRYISLICRAKSIREVIAFPKTINGKDPLSKAPVRITDEEKRLYHIRSVEGEGVEEERVES; via the exons ATGATGACCAGCTGTAGGAGATTCCGGTCGCTTGTTCCGACGATCCACCGGCTGCTGCTTGCGAAAACTAGACCGTTCCGGATAGCTACTTCTGCGTCGTCAGTT CGATTCTGTTCCGCCGCCATGGAGGACGTCAAGCGGCGCCGGTTGTCGCTGGGGAACCAGCTGGCGCGTTCTTCGCCGAAGAAGGTCTCGTGCAGCAAGCTGAACACGGGCTGCGTGGGTGATTTGGTGATGATTGAGGGTGATGTGGTGGAATCGCGCGACTCGGGCCGGTTCCTGGACATTGTGGACACGACGGGGTCGGTCCGGTTGACGGCACCGAATTCGCTGCGCAAGCAGCTCGCCAAGATGCACCGGACGGATCGGGTTACGGTGGTTGGGCGGGTGCGGGCCAGGCCGGATCCGGAGCGGAGCGAGGGGGAGCTGACGGGAGACATTGAGGTGCTGGTGGAGCGGATTGTGGGGACGGGGAGGGATTCGATTAATTTGTCGGAGGGGGGGTACGCGAAGGTGGAGTGGCCCGAGGGGATGTCCGCGCTGGATGTGACGGAGCAGGAGCGCGGGAAGTGCTCGTCGGAGAGTATTTTGGAGTATTTTCGGCGGAGGGAGTACACTTGCGCGGTGTTCCGGCGGCACGATATTGGCCGGCAGGTCCACTTGGTTGGGTGGTTGGAGGACGGGGGTCATCCGCCGGATCGGATGATGTTGCGAGATAGTTATGGGGCGATTCAGCTGAGGGTGAGCACAATTCCGGAGGAGCAGAGAAATGGGATTTCGGAGAATGCTGTGATTTTGGCCACTGGGACGATTCGGGCGCGGCCGACAATGGCACAGGGATTGCCAACGGGAACCGTCGAAGTTTACGTGGACGAGCTGGAGGTGCTGGATCCGAACAAACCTTACGAGAATCCGGTTTCGACGCGTCGACTCAACATAAATCGGTTCACGGATCGAACCCACAATTGCGGGCAACTCCGCGCGAGTCACGCTGGCCAGAAGGTCACGCTGTGCGGTTGGCTCGAGTATGTTCGGATGAACATGTTCTTCACGCTGCGCGACGGCTACGGATCGACGCAGGTCGTCGTGCCGGAAACGGTCACCAACGCGGTCAAGCTCGACGGAATCCCCTTCGAGAGCATCCTCAAAGTGACCGGAACGGTCGTGAAGCGTCCCTACGGGCAGGAGAATGGGCAGCAAGCGACGGGCGAGATCGAGGTAATTATGGACAGCGTTGAAGTGCTGAACCCGGCCCGATCGCGCCTTCCAATTGACATCCAGGAGCACAACCAAGCCAAAGAGTTCCTCCGGATCGAGCATCGGTACATCGACCTGCGTTCCGCCAAACTCCAGCACAATCTACGCCTCCGCTCGCAGATCATCATGAAGATGCGCGAGTTCATGATCAACCGGTGCGGCTTCATCGAGGTCGAAACACCGACCCTGTTCCGACGAACCCCCGGCGGCGCCCAGGAATTCGTCGTCCCAACCCGCAAACCGGACCACTTTTACTCGCTCGTTCAGAGCCCACAGCAGTTCAAGCAGATGCTCATGTCCGGAGCGATCGACCGGTACTTCCAGGTGGCACGCTGCTACCGCGACGAAGCGACCCGCCCGGACCGTCAACCCGAGTTCACCCAACTCGACCTGGAGTTGTCGTTCACCGACCGCCACCAAATCATGTCCCTCGTCGAAGGCATCCTCGATGCGTCCTGGCCAAACCAACTCCACCCCCTCCAACTGCCCTTCCCCCGGATGACCTACCAGGAGGCCATGTCCCGGTACGGCTGCGACAAACCCGACACCCGCTTTGGTCTGGATCTGCGCGATCTGACCACAATCCTCTCGTCCAACGAAAAAATGCGCCACGGCGTCGCCACTCCGGAATTCGGCGCCTTCGCCATCGTGGCCAAACCGCCCAACGGAAATCCGAAAACGTTCAAGACGGCACTCACCAAAGTGCTCAAGGAGTACCCGCGGTGCAAGTTCGCCGTGAGTGTCGTGTCCGACAGCTGGACCGAGTCGTCGATCGTGAACCTTTTCGGGGTGCGCGAAACGGCCGAGATCAAGGAGCGGCTGAAGCTCGGAACCGGCGATTTGATGCTGCTCGGCTATGGGAAAGCAAGCGAAGCTCAAGAAATGATGGGCCGCGTCCGTCTGGCACTCTACACCGAGATGGAAGAACGCAACTTGCGCGTGACCCGCAGCGTCCTCGCCCCAAACTTCGTCTGGATCGTCGACTTCCCCATGTTCGCTGCCAACGAGGAAACCGGCCAGCTTGAGACGGTCCACCATCCGTTCACCACCGCCCACCCCGAAGACATGGACAAACTGCGGTCCAAACAGGACCTCGCCTCGATCCGCTCGCAATCGTTCGACCTGGTCTGGAACGGGATGGAAATTGGCGGCGGATCGGTTCGAATTCACGAAGCCGCCCTGCAACGAATGGTTCTGAACGACATTCTACAGATCGAGCACTCGCACCTGCAGCACCTGTTGGACGCTCTGGACTCGGGATGTCCACCGCACGGCGGATTCGCCATCGGGCTGGATCGGTACATTTCGTTGATTTGTCGAGCGAAGTCGATTCGGGAGGTGATTGCGTTCCCGAAGACCATCAACGGGAAGGATCCGCTGTCGAAGGCGCCGGTTCGGATTACCGACGAGGAGAAGCGGCTGTACCACATTCGGTCGGTGGAGGGGGAAGGAGTGGAAGAGGAGAGGGTTGAATCGtag
- the LOC6037905 gene encoding aspartate--tRNA ligase, mitochondrial isoform X2 — MEDVKRRRLSLGNQLARSSPKKVSCSKLNTGCVGDLVMIEGDVVESRDSGRFLDIVDTTGSVRLTAPNSLRKQLAKMHRTDRVTVVGRVRARPDPERSEGELTGDIEVLVERIVGTGRDSINLSEGGYAKVEWPEGMSALDVTEQERGKCSSESILEYFRRREYTCAVFRRHDIGRQVHLVGWLEDGGHPPDRMMLRDSYGAIQLRVSTIPEEQRNGISENAVILATGTIRARPTMAQGLPTGTVEVYVDELEVLDPNKPYENPVSTRRLNINRFTDRTHNCGQLRASHAGQKVTLCGWLEYVRMNMFFTLRDGYGSTQVVVPETVTNAVKLDGIPFESILKVTGTVVKRPYGQENGQQATGEIEVIMDSVEVLNPARSRLPIDIQEHNQAKEFLRIEHRYIDLRSAKLQHNLRLRSQIIMKMREFMINRCGFIEVETPTLFRRTPGGAQEFVVPTRKPDHFYSLVQSPQQFKQMLMSGAIDRYFQVARCYRDEATRPDRQPEFTQLDLELSFTDRHQIMSLVEGILDASWPNQLHPLQLPFPRMTYQEAMSRYGCDKPDTRFGLDLRDLTTILSSNEKMRHGVATPEFGAFAIVAKPPNGNPKTFKTALTKVLKEYPRCKFAVSVVSDSWTESSIVNLFGVRETAEIKERLKLGTGDLMLLGYGKASEAQEMMGRVRLALYTEMEERNLRVTRSVLAPNFVWIVDFPMFAANEETGQLETVHHPFTTAHPEDMDKLRSKQDLASIRSQSFDLVWNGMEIGGGSVRIHEAALQRMVLNDILQIEHSHLQHLLDALDSGCPPHGGFAIGLDRYISLICRAKSIREVIAFPKTINGKDPLSKAPVRITDEEKRLYHIRSVEGEGVEEERVES; from the coding sequence ATGGAGGACGTCAAGCGGCGCCGGTTGTCGCTGGGGAACCAGCTGGCGCGTTCTTCGCCGAAGAAGGTCTCGTGCAGCAAGCTGAACACGGGCTGCGTGGGTGATTTGGTGATGATTGAGGGTGATGTGGTGGAATCGCGCGACTCGGGCCGGTTCCTGGACATTGTGGACACGACGGGGTCGGTCCGGTTGACGGCACCGAATTCGCTGCGCAAGCAGCTCGCCAAGATGCACCGGACGGATCGGGTTACGGTGGTTGGGCGGGTGCGGGCCAGGCCGGATCCGGAGCGGAGCGAGGGGGAGCTGACGGGAGACATTGAGGTGCTGGTGGAGCGGATTGTGGGGACGGGGAGGGATTCGATTAATTTGTCGGAGGGGGGGTACGCGAAGGTGGAGTGGCCCGAGGGGATGTCCGCGCTGGATGTGACGGAGCAGGAGCGCGGGAAGTGCTCGTCGGAGAGTATTTTGGAGTATTTTCGGCGGAGGGAGTACACTTGCGCGGTGTTCCGGCGGCACGATATTGGCCGGCAGGTCCACTTGGTTGGGTGGTTGGAGGACGGGGGTCATCCGCCGGATCGGATGATGTTGCGAGATAGTTATGGGGCGATTCAGCTGAGGGTGAGCACAATTCCGGAGGAGCAGAGAAATGGGATTTCGGAGAATGCTGTGATTTTGGCCACTGGGACGATTCGGGCGCGGCCGACAATGGCACAGGGATTGCCAACGGGAACCGTCGAAGTTTACGTGGACGAGCTGGAGGTGCTGGATCCGAACAAACCTTACGAGAATCCGGTTTCGACGCGTCGACTCAACATAAATCGGTTCACGGATCGAACCCACAATTGCGGGCAACTCCGCGCGAGTCACGCTGGCCAGAAGGTCACGCTGTGCGGTTGGCTCGAGTATGTTCGGATGAACATGTTCTTCACGCTGCGCGACGGCTACGGATCGACGCAGGTCGTCGTGCCGGAAACGGTCACCAACGCGGTCAAGCTCGACGGAATCCCCTTCGAGAGCATCCTCAAAGTGACCGGAACGGTCGTGAAGCGTCCCTACGGGCAGGAGAATGGGCAGCAAGCGACGGGCGAGATCGAGGTAATTATGGACAGCGTTGAAGTGCTGAACCCGGCCCGATCGCGCCTTCCAATTGACATCCAGGAGCACAACCAAGCCAAAGAGTTCCTCCGGATCGAGCATCGGTACATCGACCTGCGTTCCGCCAAACTCCAGCACAATCTACGCCTCCGCTCGCAGATCATCATGAAGATGCGCGAGTTCATGATCAACCGGTGCGGCTTCATCGAGGTCGAAACACCGACCCTGTTCCGACGAACCCCCGGCGGCGCCCAGGAATTCGTCGTCCCAACCCGCAAACCGGACCACTTTTACTCGCTCGTTCAGAGCCCACAGCAGTTCAAGCAGATGCTCATGTCCGGAGCGATCGACCGGTACTTCCAGGTGGCACGCTGCTACCGCGACGAAGCGACCCGCCCGGACCGTCAACCCGAGTTCACCCAACTCGACCTGGAGTTGTCGTTCACCGACCGCCACCAAATCATGTCCCTCGTCGAAGGCATCCTCGATGCGTCCTGGCCAAACCAACTCCACCCCCTCCAACTGCCCTTCCCCCGGATGACCTACCAGGAGGCCATGTCCCGGTACGGCTGCGACAAACCCGACACCCGCTTTGGTCTGGATCTGCGCGATCTGACCACAATCCTCTCGTCCAACGAAAAAATGCGCCACGGCGTCGCCACTCCGGAATTCGGCGCCTTCGCCATCGTGGCCAAACCGCCCAACGGAAATCCGAAAACGTTCAAGACGGCACTCACCAAAGTGCTCAAGGAGTACCCGCGGTGCAAGTTCGCCGTGAGTGTCGTGTCCGACAGCTGGACCGAGTCGTCGATCGTGAACCTTTTCGGGGTGCGCGAAACGGCCGAGATCAAGGAGCGGCTGAAGCTCGGAACCGGCGATTTGATGCTGCTCGGCTATGGGAAAGCAAGCGAAGCTCAAGAAATGATGGGCCGCGTCCGTCTGGCACTCTACACCGAGATGGAAGAACGCAACTTGCGCGTGACCCGCAGCGTCCTCGCCCCAAACTTCGTCTGGATCGTCGACTTCCCCATGTTCGCTGCCAACGAGGAAACCGGCCAGCTTGAGACGGTCCACCATCCGTTCACCACCGCCCACCCCGAAGACATGGACAAACTGCGGTCCAAACAGGACCTCGCCTCGATCCGCTCGCAATCGTTCGACCTGGTCTGGAACGGGATGGAAATTGGCGGCGGATCGGTTCGAATTCACGAAGCCGCCCTGCAACGAATGGTTCTGAACGACATTCTACAGATCGAGCACTCGCACCTGCAGCACCTGTTGGACGCTCTGGACTCGGGATGTCCACCGCACGGCGGATTCGCCATCGGGCTGGATCGGTACATTTCGTTGATTTGTCGAGCGAAGTCGATTCGGGAGGTGATTGCGTTCCCGAAGACCATCAACGGGAAGGATCCGCTGTCGAAGGCGCCGGTTCGGATTACCGACGAGGAGAAGCGGCTGTACCACATTCGGTCGGTGGAGGGGGAAGGAGTGGAAGAGGAGAGGGTTGAATCGtag